One window from the genome of Desulforamulus ruminis DSM 2154 encodes:
- a CDS encoding FtsW/RodA/SpoVE family cell cycle protein: MNEKHPLLQSFIDKVKAQIKSKEAQDLVEYEIINHIESRSQSYQRDGLTKEEADKKTINQMGNPITFGKEMNQLHRPRIDWALIFLVTTIIGISLVPMYTLSFIFEGLFMKKVIFSLIAMIIIISLMFYDYRKLEKLGFFLYISSVVMMLWIGMIGLDFQGKKMWHIGYIKIDYMFSLLLFYISWSSILQHRNKYHIIILHLLFWLPMLLYLWNGYYLYSIIYFITILVLINIEKINSGQRRQFTWSTSAFGLILSTVLFFLSSPYQQERLLAFLHPEQYKNTFAYHSSISREMIAKAGWLGQGNIHEQVRLPEAHTDLILPYITYFFGWGGGLLLTGILLFFTVRMVQVAIKTRHHYGKFIVIGGFTIFLISLLINMLMSIGLLPYVGIPLPFISYGGVQLIFYSTIVGLILSVYRREKIHSLTSIE; the protein is encoded by the coding sequence ATGAACGAAAAACATCCTCTACTACAATCTTTTATTGACAAAGTTAAAGCACAAATAAAATCAAAAGAAGCTCAAGACTTAGTTGAGTATGAGATCATTAATCATATCGAAAGTCGTAGCCAATCGTATCAAAGAGATGGACTCACTAAAGAAGAAGCAGATAAAAAAACAATCAATCAAATGGGGAATCCTATTACATTCGGAAAAGAGATGAACCAGCTACATCGCCCGAGGATTGACTGGGCACTCATTTTTCTAGTTACTACCATTATAGGTATTAGCTTAGTTCCAATGTATACCTTATCTTTTATATTTGAAGGATTGTTTATGAAGAAGGTAATATTCAGTCTTATAGCAATGATTATTATTATCAGTTTAATGTTTTATGATTATCGAAAGCTAGAAAAGTTAGGTTTTTTTCTTTATATAAGTTCAGTAGTGATGATGCTTTGGATTGGAATGATTGGCTTGGATTTTCAAGGAAAAAAGATGTGGCATATCGGATACATTAAGATTGATTATATGTTTTCGCTACTACTGTTTTATATTTCATGGTCAAGCATTCTACAACATAGGAATAAATACCATATAATTATACTTCACTTATTGTTTTGGCTTCCCATGTTACTCTATTTATGGAACGGATATTATTTATATTCGATTATTTATTTCATTACCATTCTTGTTCTAATAAATATAGAGAAGATAAACAGTGGCCAACGACGGCAATTCACATGGAGCACTTCAGCATTTGGACTTATTTTATCGACAGTATTATTTTTCCTCTCATCACCATACCAACAGGAAAGACTTTTAGCCTTCTTACATCCTGAACAATATAAGAATACATTCGCCTATCATAGTTCTATCTCAAGAGAGATGATAGCAAAAGCAGGTTGGTTAGGTCAAGGAAATATTCATGAACAAGTTAGATTACCAGAAGCACATACAGATCTTATTTTACCTTATATTACTTATTTTTTTGGATGGGGAGGTGGTCTATTATTAACGGGAATTTTGTTATTTTTCACTGTTCGTATGGTTCAGGTTGCGATTAAAACACGTCATCATTATGGGAAATTTATTGTTATTGGTGGTTTTACAATATTCTTAATCTCCCTCCTTATAAACATGTTAATGTCTATTGGTCTTTTACCTTACGTTGGTATACCACTACCATTTATAAGTTATGGTGGGGTACAATTAATCTTTTATTCAACGATTGTTGGCCTAATCTTAAGTGTCTATCGACGGGAAAAAATACATTCTTTAACTTCAATAGAATAA
- a CDS encoding response regulator transcription factor, with the protein MKKIRIMLIEDHNVFREGLKKLLELEENMAVVAEAGSCREALDILTKDIDVILLDIGLPDGDGIELAGKIKEKYPHIKHVALTTYDDAIFIKKAMECGIKGFVPKYAFFEEIRAAVLMTHRGGTYLYPGLSTNTLLNLADPGLSETDLHILQLLASGKNQKEIAGSLFISLSTFRRRLRDILAKLNVSSVEEALTTAVKKGLI; encoded by the coding sequence ATGAAAAAAATCAGGATCATGTTGATTGAAGACCATAATGTTTTTCGGGAAGGCTTAAAAAAGCTTTTGGAGCTTGAGGAAAATATGGCCGTGGTTGCAGAGGCCGGTTCCTGCCGAGAGGCCCTGGACATATTAACCAAGGATATTGATGTCATCCTGCTGGATATCGGACTTCCCGACGGCGATGGGATTGAGTTGGCCGGGAAGATCAAAGAGAAATATCCTCATATTAAGCATGTGGCTCTGACTACTTATGATGATGCCATCTTTATTAAAAAGGCCATGGAATGCGGCATCAAAGGTTTTGTTCCCAAATACGCCTTTTTTGAGGAGATCCGGGCCGCCGTGCTCATGACGCATCGGGGTGGAACCTATCTTTATCCGGGTCTTAGCACCAATACGCTGCTGAATTTAGCCGATCCCGGACTGTCGGAGACCGACCTTCATATTCTGCAGCTCCTGGCCAGTGGAAAAAACCAAAAGGAGATTGCCGGCAGTCTTTTTATCAGCCTCTCTACCTTTCGCCGAAGGCTAAGGGACATTCTGGCCAAACTGAACGTTTCTTCCGTTGAAGAGGCCCTTACCACGGCCGTGAAAAAAGGACTTATTTAA
- a CDS encoding helix-turn-helix transcriptional regulator, with the protein MEHRLNGLKENLNNNVFKNFVFSEDRRKAVNETIKTKKEKLNRDGIILLLLHTLHGRFMTGFEILNVLQEKGDCTFKEQECGLYTFLHRLENKGILCSEWKKINNKNCKYYSLTSKGRWIVSLANKKEKIALISRVRFEGGPA; encoded by the coding sequence ATGGAACATAGGCTAAATGGATTAAAAGAGAATTTAAATAACAATGTATTTAAAAATTTTGTTTTCTCTGAAGATAGGCGCAAAGCAGTTAATGAAACAATCAAAACGAAAAAAGAGAAACTAAATCGGGATGGGATTATTTTACTTCTATTGCATACACTCCACGGGCGGTTTATGACAGGTTTTGAAATCCTCAATGTTCTACAAGAAAAAGGTGATTGCACCTTTAAAGAACAGGAATGTGGTTTATATACGTTCCTACATCGACTTGAGAACAAGGGTATTCTTTGTTCCGAGTGGAAAAAAATTAATAATAAAAATTGTAAATATTATTCACTAACATCTAAAGGAAGATGGATTGTTTCGCTGGCGAATAAAAAAGAAAAAATTGCATTGATATCCAGGGTGAGGTTTGAAGGAGGGCCTGCATAA
- a CDS encoding PDC sensor domain-containing protein yields the protein MRQSPSKNIFVMFVLIFFISIFILFGIMEFRHTKNILDEYQGSLQKVAINKTNLFLEELKAVSSNGARKIEEGSDRQTLEAISSYDDRIINVYLANQGGILDSASGIKENDFIEQLARQVLQQKTNQIWISDIYLDSLTHYYVTSLVVPLKDARGSLDRVLAISFRIDRYQKEMTQEFLDDHYEIAVFDRGNYPVLWPFPKETLAAFSNQQEDFYFNNTRYNITAAQIDQAPWKVYFFTKENNFETYRAITILVLVFALYACLYQLLVEFWGVNSSKTYFENIDFAIFNQINEGVILANNSGRIIFANEAAHILFADRKNNLRNVQLKEILGNYQADNKEKSSTITLRFKDKLLKAIHSPIIKKNRILGSLTVIRVFANEEGASFKVLDKLIDMLPQGILYVDKNHEISFVNLMAKCYLGNINKGTSIEVVDQELAGLIYNQIDSGEIKRSELPASGLACEIAPVYDDDGIYAGTLVVLLTSSFDGSQDGISRA from the coding sequence ATGAGACAGTCTCCCTCTAAAAACATTTTTGTGATGTTTGTGCTGATTTTTTTTATCAGCATCTTTATCTTGTTTGGCATTATGGAGTTCCGGCACACCAAAAATATTTTAGACGAATACCAGGGCAGCTTGCAGAAAGTCGCCATCAATAAAACCAACCTGTTTCTTGAAGAGTTAAAGGCGGTATCCAGCAACGGGGCCAGGAAAATCGAAGAAGGCAGTGATCGGCAGACCCTGGAGGCCATCTCTTCCTATGACGATCGCATTATCAATGTGTATTTGGCCAACCAGGGCGGTATTCTTGATTCTGCTTCCGGAATTAAAGAAAACGACTTTATTGAGCAGTTGGCCCGGCAGGTTTTACAACAAAAAACCAATCAAATCTGGATATCGGATATTTATTTGGATTCCCTCACTCACTATTATGTGACCAGCCTTGTGGTGCCTCTTAAGGACGCAAGGGGTTCGCTGGATCGGGTCTTGGCCATCAGTTTCCGTATTGACCGGTACCAAAAGGAAATGACCCAGGAGTTTTTAGATGATCATTATGAAATTGCCGTCTTTGACCGGGGAAACTACCCTGTTCTGTGGCCCTTTCCCAAGGAAACCCTGGCTGCCTTCAGCAATCAGCAGGAGGATTTTTATTTTAACAATACCCGCTATAATATAACGGCTGCTCAGATTGACCAGGCTCCCTGGAAGGTGTATTTTTTTACCAAAGAAAATAATTTTGAAACCTACCGGGCTATCACCATTTTGGTGCTGGTATTTGCCCTGTACGCCTGTCTCTACCAGTTGCTGGTTGAGTTTTGGGGGGTAAACAGCTCTAAAACTTACTTTGAAAATATTGATTTTGCTATTTTTAATCAGATTAATGAAGGGGTTATTCTGGCCAACAACTCAGGAAGAATTATTTTTGCCAATGAGGCGGCCCATATTCTTTTCGCCGATAGAAAAAACAATTTAAGAAATGTACAACTAAAAGAAATTCTTGGCAATTACCAAGCAGATAATAAGGAAAAATCTTCGACCATTACTTTAAGATTTAAGGATAAGCTGTTAAAGGCAATCCATTCCCCCATCATCAAAAAGAATCGGATTTTGGGATCTCTAACGGTTATCCGGGTTTTCGCCAATGAAGAAGGCGCCAGTTTTAAGGTACTGGACAAATTGATTGACATGCTTCCCCAAGGGATTCTTTACGTAGATAAAAACCACGAGATCTCCTTTGTTAACCTAATGGCCAAATGTTATCTGGGAAATATCAATAAGGGAACCAGCATCGAGGTAGTGGATCAGGAGTTGGCAGGACTGATCTATAATCAAATTGATTCGGGAGAAATTAAAAGATCGGAACTCCCTGCTTCGGGTCTAGCCTGTGAAATTGCGCCGGTTTATGATGATGACGGAATCTACGCAGGCACCCTGGTGGTACTGTTAACTTCTTCCTTTGACGGTTCTCAGGATGGCATTTCCCGGGCTTAA
- a CDS encoding universal stress protein translates to MYNNILIAIQGEEGPQFLQKALELIHPAQGTITILHIKETGLTHYGYVDQLASSISKEQFIDYIHELAENQQKKIQEQIIEQGDRWNLNFAWRVREGSPAQELRKEVAALNYDLLILGTKPKAPGNTSSKVKEAMLKVFDGSILIIK, encoded by the coding sequence ATGTATAATAACATTTTAATCGCTATACAGGGTGAAGAGGGGCCGCAATTTTTGCAGAAAGCCTTGGAACTAATTCATCCGGCCCAGGGAACCATCACCATACTGCATATTAAAGAAACGGGCTTAACCCATTATGGTTATGTAGACCAACTGGCCAGTTCCATCAGCAAAGAACAATTTATTGATTATATTCATGAACTGGCGGAAAATCAGCAAAAGAAAATACAAGAACAGATAATAGAGCAAGGGGACCGATGGAATCTAAATTTTGCATGGAGGGTGAGGGAGGGGAGCCCGGCCCAAGAGCTTCGTAAAGAGGTGGCAGCGTTAAACTATGATCTGCTGATTCTTGGGACAAAACCCAAGGCTCCCGGCAACACCTCCAGCAAAGTGAAGGAGGCCATGCTGAAGGTTTTTGACGGGTCAATTTTAATTATTAAATAA
- a CDS encoding YeiH family protein — MFNLAQTQIGQAQSESLSAQITKAIPGLILVVLVAISATWAEGLIKENFKKIYEIAHLNYVLLAIIFGMIIRNTVGVPSVVEPGLKYSTILTKTGIVVMGTKYTLASLAKVGTTSMIFITVTLFGTVALMFWLRKRFTMSDSLAGCLASGFAVCGVSACVATGPAVKAKGQEMCYTIATILIFGLLALFTFPMLGHLFGLTENQFGAWVGVGIVNSAQVLAAGMAYGQDAGLMAGIYNMGRVVLLPFVVLYVVMMVLKNDSKAAGEINKSQFIMDKFPVFIVAFLVAVLANTMGMFSKEEVEMANKFMIWAFTLGFASIGLTTKFSDMKDAGKDGIILGFIVGLAKAAFALIVVKFFLPL, encoded by the coding sequence GTGTTCAATTTGGCACAAACTCAAATCGGCCAGGCCCAAAGTGAAAGTCTGAGCGCCCAGATTACCAAAGCCATTCCCGGCCTGATTCTTGTTGTTTTGGTTGCCATTTCCGCCACCTGGGCGGAAGGGTTGATTAAAGAAAATTTTAAGAAAATTTATGAAATTGCTCACCTTAATTATGTTTTACTAGCCATTATTTTTGGTATGATTATTCGCAACACAGTGGGGGTTCCTTCCGTGGTGGAACCCGGTTTAAAATACTCAACCATTTTAACGAAAACCGGTATTGTTGTGATGGGTACCAAGTATACCTTGGCTTCCTTGGCTAAGGTGGGTACTACCAGCATGATCTTTATCACGGTAACCCTGTTCGGCACGGTCGCTTTAATGTTCTGGCTACGCAAGCGTTTTACCATGAGCGACTCCCTGGCTGGCTGCCTGGCTTCCGGCTTCGCCGTTTGCGGTGTTTCCGCTTGTGTGGCCACCGGTCCTGCCGTAAAAGCAAAGGGCCAGGAAATGTGCTACACCATTGCCACCATTTTAATCTTTGGTTTACTGGCTTTATTCACCTTCCCCATGCTGGGTCATTTGTTTGGCTTAACTGAAAATCAGTTTGGCGCATGGGTTGGCGTAGGGATTGTAAACTCCGCCCAAGTTCTGGCGGCCGGTATGGCCTACGGCCAGGATGCCGGTTTGATGGCGGGTATTTATAACATGGGACGTGTAGTGTTACTTCCCTTTGTGGTTCTCTATGTTGTTATGATGGTGCTGAAAAACGACAGTAAAGCAGCCGGAGAAATTAACAAGAGCCAATTTATCATGGACAAGTTTCCGGTATTTATTGTGGCCTTCCTAGTGGCCGTTCTGGCCAATACCATGGGCATGTTTAGTAAGGAAGAAGTGGAAATGGCCAACAAATTCATGATCTGGGCCTTTACCCTGGGTTTTGCCAGCATCGGCTTAACCACCAAGTTCTCCGATATGAAAGATGCGGGCAAAGACGGAATTATTCTGGGCTTTATCGTTGGCCTGGCCAAAGCAGCCTTTGCCCTTATTGTGGTTAAATTCTTCCTTCCCTTATAA
- a CDS encoding sigma-70 family RNA polymerase sigma factor, with the protein MEETGLLITYETDKEKEETLDFIMIQYGKDILQLAYTYVKDLSQAEDLAQEIFIKCFRHLDSFKQQANVKTWLYRIASNHCKDYLKSWHHRKVTVNDKITELLLFSNHQVDEEVIKKDEDEELVEAVFQLKIKYREVIYLYYYEDFSIKEISQALKVNENTVKTRLKRARQLLKEILYQED; encoded by the coding sequence GTGGAGGAAACAGGTTTACTTATTACATATGAAACGGATAAAGAAAAAGAAGAAACACTTGATTTTATAATGATTCAATATGGAAAAGACATACTTCAATTGGCCTATACATATGTTAAAGACCTATCTCAAGCCGAAGACTTAGCTCAGGAGATTTTTATCAAGTGTTTTAGGCATTTAGATTCTTTCAAACAGCAAGCAAACGTAAAAACATGGCTTTATCGGATTGCTAGTAATCATTGTAAAGATTATTTGAAAAGCTGGCACCATCGTAAAGTTACCGTTAACGACAAAATAACTGAACTACTTTTATTTTCGAACCATCAAGTGGACGAAGAAGTTATTAAAAAAGATGAGGATGAGGAGTTAGTTGAAGCAGTATTTCAGCTTAAAATCAAATATAGAGAAGTCATTTACTTATATTATTATGAAGATTTTTCAATAAAAGAAATTAGCCAAGCACTCAAGGTAAATGAAAATACAGTGAAAACACGTTTAAAACGAGCAAGACAATTACTAAAAGAGATCTTATACCAGGAGGATTAA
- a CDS encoding ATP-binding protein, which yields MNKNLLKAMIAIMLLFVLASVLLFHYLLKTSQQIHDIELNNTKYSHLNDLSSCISEMMDHAQDYILYSDQHYLDEFQKYSSLALQKELELNDSLNSFYKQNMTELIELNKSYISFMEKEAIPLIQAKSYTQEDLKYIHLRNQQFTQEIEKKLNMITVTTSRNMDDSIKNTILQMNERILLALFILLMLLLLMPWLFYTLFKPILVQRLYLSRLSEQIQSASIFMDRKGVVRHINRAAQELFDILPESVLQKNVQEFPSLFPKLQGITQPLLHARVREKSFLGQQVSFNRDGRTIEMVIDYIPLFLFNRLSGVMLVANLAHRQKEKPLLLDTLEKERKRISIEIHDWIGRYMSTIIHSLDYILRLNKNSGLKPELLDSLMNLRSHCQNAAIEMRGIMNDIHPYLIDKVGLISALESYIATFEELNNIKVYIFYQDRALRIKKKDQIIIYRIIQESLTNIAKHAKASEVDIVFTVDKDQLKIEVVDNGGAGEEFAVGNGLWGMKERAHLIGGNVVFASNDSGFSVMLTVPIPGGQDDEKNQDHVD from the coding sequence ATGAATAAAAATTTATTAAAAGCAATGATTGCAATAATGCTCCTTTTTGTTTTAGCCTCTGTCCTGCTGTTCCATTATTTATTAAAAACTTCCCAGCAGATTCATGATATAGAACTAAACAATACAAAATATTCCCATTTAAATGATTTGTCTTCCTGTATTTCTGAGATGATGGATCATGCACAAGATTATATTTTATATTCAGACCAGCATTACTTGGATGAATTCCAAAAATATAGTTCCCTGGCCCTCCAAAAGGAACTTGAATTGAACGATTCTTTAAATTCCTTTTATAAACAAAACATGACGGAGCTCATTGAATTAAACAAATCCTACATTTCCTTTATGGAAAAAGAAGCCATTCCATTGATTCAGGCAAAATCTTACACCCAGGAAGACTTAAAATATATTCATCTGCGCAACCAGCAATTTACTCAGGAAATAGAAAAAAAATTAAATATGATTACCGTTACCACCAGTCGTAATATGGATGATTCCATTAAAAATACCATCCTGCAAATGAACGAAAGAATCCTATTGGCTTTATTTATTTTGCTGATGCTTTTGCTGTTAATGCCTTGGCTTTTCTATACCCTGTTTAAGCCGATTCTAGTGCAAAGGTTGTATTTGAGCCGGTTATCCGAACAAATTCAAAGCGCTTCCATCTTTATGGATCGCAAGGGGGTTGTCCGCCATATCAACAGGGCGGCCCAGGAATTATTTGATATTTTGCCTGAAAGCGTGCTGCAAAAAAACGTCCAAGAGTTTCCCTCGTTGTTCCCTAAATTACAAGGGATTACTCAACCCCTTTTGCACGCCAGGGTCCGGGAAAAGAGTTTCCTTGGTCAACAGGTGTCCTTTAACCGGGACGGGCGTACTATTGAAATGGTGATTGATTACATTCCGTTGTTTTTATTTAATCGCTTGTCCGGCGTTATGCTGGTGGCCAATTTAGCCCATAGGCAAAAGGAAAAACCCCTTTTATTGGATACCCTGGAAAAGGAAAGAAAGAGGATTTCCATTGAAATTCACGATTGGATTGGCCGGTATATGTCTACCATCATTCATTCTCTGGATTATATTTTGCGCTTAAATAAAAATAGCGGATTAAAACCCGAATTGCTGGACAGCCTGATGAATCTCCGCAGCCACTGTCAAAATGCCGCCATTGAAATGCGGGGGATCATGAACGACATTCACCCCTATCTCATTGATAAAGTGGGCTTAATTTCGGCTCTGGAATCCTATATTGCCACCTTTGAAGAGTTAAATAATATTAAGGTCTATATTTTTTATCAGGACCGGGCCCTCAGGATTAAAAAAAAGGATCAAATTATTATTTACCGTATTATTCAGGAGAGCTTGACCAATATCGCCAAGCACGCCAAGGCCAGTGAAGTAGACATTGTTTTTACAGTGGACAAGGATCAGTTAAAGATTGAGGTTGTCGATAATGGCGGTGCCGGAGAAGAGTTTGCCGTAGGCAACGGCTTGTGGGGCATGAAGGAACGGGCTCATTTAATTGGGGGAAACGTTGTTTTTGCATCCAATGATTCGGGATTTTCCGTTATGTTAACGGTCCCAATACCAGGAGGCCAGGATGATGAAAAAAATCAGGATCATGTTGATTGA